Proteins encoded by one window of Dendropsophus ebraccatus isolate aDenEbr1 chromosome 4, aDenEbr1.pat, whole genome shotgun sequence:
- the COMMD9 gene encoding COMM domain-containing protein 9: MTGEMAALPESVFSSLQLLLKASSRDVVQKLCRDAFPRPALGSIQLIDQVSSGLSVSAEEASQVIQAVHSLTHHVVYRGLISAEQILSVFPDDFHQNLKNLLIKIILENVSAWRSEAQNTSISLPRLVDMDWRVDIKTSSDSVTRMAVPTCLLKMKIQEDPALCGLEPATSTLTMELSKETLDTMLDGLGRIRDQLSAVANK; the protein is encoded by the exons atgacaggagagaTGGCCGCTCTGCCGGAGAGTGTGTTTTCCAGCTTGCAGCTTTTGTTAAAG GCCTCCTCCAGGGATGTGGTGCAGAAGTTGTGCAGAGACGCCTTCCCCCGCCCGGCCCTGGGTTCTATCCAGCTGATCGATCAGGTGTCGTCCGGCCTGTCAGTGTCTGCGGAGGAGGCGTCTCAG GTGATCCAGGCGGTGCACTCCCTCACCCATCACGTGgtgtacagaggactgatctccGCCGAGCAGATCCTTTCCGTCTTCCCCGATGACTTTCACCAGAACCTGAAGAATCTCCTGATCAAAATCATTCTGGAGAATGT ATCTGCTTGGAGAAGTGAAGCCCAGAACACCAGCA TCTCTTTGCCACGTCTGGTAGATATGGACTGGAGAGTGGACATCAAGACCTCCTCGGACTCTGTCACAAGAATGGCCGTGCCCACCTgtctgctgaagatgaag ATCCAGGAGGACCCAGCTCTGTGCGGACTGGAACCAGCAACCTCCACGCTGACCATGGAGCTCAGTAAGGAAACCTTGGACACCATGCTGGATGGACTGGGCCGGATAAGGGACCAGCTATCTGCTGTGGCTAACAAGTAA